A genomic segment from Candidatus Korarchaeum sp. encodes:
- a CDS encoding 30S ribosomal protein S11 yields the protein MSAERKGKVGVAHIYSSFNDTIVHITDITGAETIARYSGGMFVDADRLEGSPYAALKAAMAAAKEAQRKGITHLIVKVRAPGGIKSRIPGPGATAAIRGLSRSQLTIIRVEDVTPIPHDGCRRPHGRRGRRV from the coding sequence ATGTCGGCTGAGAGGAAGGGTAAGGTGGGAGTGGCCCACATATACTCATCGTTCAACGATACTATAGTCCACATAACTGATATAACGGGGGCTGAGACTATAGCCAGGTACTCCGGTGGTATGTTCGTGGACGCAGATAGGCTAGAGGGCTCCCCTTATGCAGCTCTGAAAGCAGCTATGGCTGCAGCTAAAGAAGCTCAGAGAAAGGGGATAACTCATCTGATAGTCAAGGTGAGGGCACCTGGGGGTATAAAGAGCAGGATCCCGGGTCCAGGCGCGACGGCAGCTATAAGGGGCTTATCTAGATCTCAACTCACGATAATAAGGGTCGAGGACGTGACCCCCATACCTCACGATGGCTGCAGGAGGCCTCACGGTAGGAGGGGAAGGAGGGTCTGA
- a CDS encoding 30S ribosomal protein S4: MGDIKKHRKKYERPYKPWDRRVLEETNRLAGYYGLRNKRELWRMSFLAKKYRRIARQLLAAPKSESWKVEPIIKKLQDLGILGKDATLDDLLDLSVEQFLERRLQTIVWRKGFAKSPYMARQLITHGHIRVNGRRIRQPGYLVKLEEEDKIECLHPSCLEVEKEVR, encoded by the coding sequence ATGGGGGATATAAAGAAGCATAGGAAGAAATACGAGAGGCCTTACAAACCCTGGGATAGGAGAGTCCTTGAGGAGACGAATAGGCTAGCTGGTTACTATGGTCTGAGAAACAAGAGGGAGCTCTGGAGGATGAGCTTTCTAGCGAAGAAATATAGGAGGATAGCTAGGCAGCTCTTAGCCGCTCCTAAGAGCGAGAGCTGGAAGGTCGAACCCATAATAAAGAAACTGCAAGATCTCGGGATCCTCGGTAAGGACGCGACATTGGATGATCTACTAGATTTGAGTGTAGAGCAGTTCTTGGAGAGGAGGTTGCAGACGATCGTTTGGAGGAAGGGGTTCGCTAAGAGCCCATATATGGCTAGGCAGCTCATAACTCATGGCCATATAAGGGTTAACGGAAGGAGGATAAGGCAGCCAGGTTACTTAGTCAAGTTAGAGGAGGAAGATAAGATAGAGTGCCTCCATCCCTCGTGCTTGGAGGTTGAGAAGGAGGTGAGATGA
- a CDS encoding 30S ribosomal protein S13: MSGVELRRVVRLLNTTLDGTKPAVVALTGVKGISHTLALAILRKAGVSPNKLLGELTEEEYAKIEDVVNDPHKYGIPWWLMNRQKDYRTNESKILIGDDVNWYVTQDINLMKKIGSWKGIRHELGLKVRGQRTKTTGRKGRTVGYQRKK, encoded by the coding sequence TTGTCGGGAGTTGAGCTGAGGAGAGTAGTGAGGTTACTGAACACGACGTTAGATGGTACTAAGCCCGCTGTAGTCGCGTTAACAGGCGTAAAAGGGATAAGCCATACTTTAGCTCTAGCTATACTGAGAAAAGCTGGCGTATCTCCAAACAAGCTCCTAGGGGAACTCACTGAGGAGGAATACGCTAAGATAGAGGACGTCGTAAATGACCCGCATAAATACGGGATCCCGTGGTGGTTGATGAACAGGCAGAAGGATTACAGGACTAATGAATCCAAGATACTCATAGGGGACGATGTGAATTGGTACGTGACGCAGGATATCAACTTAATGAAGAAGATAGGTAGCTGGAAGGGGATAAGGCATGAGTTAGGTCTCAAGGTTAGGGGACAGAGGACGAAGACTACTGGGAGGAAGGGGAGGACTGTCGGTTATCAGAGGAAGAAATGA
- a CDS encoding RNA-guided pseudouridylation complex pseudouridine synthase subunit Cbf5, whose product MIDEVEEIAVKSAYEPGPYGYRPQERPIFLYLDHGIIILDKPRGPSSHEVTERVKKILEYPGKVGHCGTLDPKVSGVLPIVLGNATKLSRFIAGYDKEYVGTLYLHGEVSIDELKGALNKFTGPIFQRPPVKSAVKRSLRVRRVYSIELLRSEGRFHTLRVRVESGTYIRKLFFDIGEFLGVGGSMRDLRRVRSGIFTEKDCVTLEDLKDAYDSWKEYGDESKIRRVVLPLEEAVRHLPKIYVKDSAVASLTHGASLKVKGICSLSKGIRKGSIVALMTLKGELIAIGRAMMDFDEMISADSGVAASIERVIMPRDLYPPMWKSSG is encoded by the coding sequence TTGATCGATGAAGTAGAGGAGATAGCTGTTAAGAGCGCTTATGAACCCGGCCCCTATGGATATAGACCTCAAGAGAGGCCTATATTTCTTTACTTAGATCACGGGATCATAATATTGGATAAACCGAGGGGCCCCTCATCTCACGAAGTCACTGAGAGGGTGAAGAAGATATTAGAGTACCCCGGGAAGGTCGGGCACTGTGGGACGCTCGACCCCAAGGTATCAGGGGTCCTCCCGATAGTTTTAGGGAATGCAACGAAGTTGAGTAGGTTCATCGCGGGGTACGATAAGGAGTACGTAGGTACGCTCTACTTACACGGTGAGGTCTCGATAGATGAGTTAAAGGGAGCCCTTAACAAATTCACAGGGCCGATATTCCAGAGGCCGCCGGTTAAGTCAGCTGTTAAGAGGTCGCTCAGAGTGAGGAGAGTTTACTCCATCGAGTTACTGAGGAGCGAGGGCAGGTTCCATACTTTGAGAGTCAGGGTGGAATCGGGGACGTACATAAGGAAGCTTTTCTTCGATATAGGAGAATTCTTAGGAGTTGGGGGGAGTATGAGGGATCTCAGGAGGGTAAGGAGTGGTATCTTCACGGAGAAGGATTGTGTAACCCTGGAGGACCTCAAGGATGCTTACGATAGTTGGAAGGAATACGGAGATGAGAGTAAGATAAGGAGAGTCGTCCTACCCCTAGAGGAAGCTGTGAGACACCTCCCTAAGATATACGTGAAGGACAGTGCTGTAGCTTCACTAACTCATGGGGCATCCCTCAAAGTGAAGGGGATATGCTCCTTATCTAAGGGGATAAGGAAGGGCTCTATCGTAGCTCTAATGACCCTGAAGGGTGAGTTAATAGCGATAGGGAGGGCGATGATGGATTTCGATGAGATGATTTCAGCCGATAGCGGGGTAGCTGCTAGTATTGAGAGAGTCATAATGCCGAGGGATCTCTATCCGCCTATGTGGAAGAGCTCCGGGTGA
- a CDS encoding 50S ribosomal protein L14e → MGVIEVGRVCRKVAGREAGRLCVVVRIIDKNFVEATGPKELTGVRRRRVNVKHLVPLPVKLDIREGAKDEEVIEALKRTDLYEKLIQKARVSS, encoded by the coding sequence ATGGGTGTTATCGAAGTAGGTAGGGTCTGTAGGAAGGTAGCTGGTAGGGAAGCCGGGAGGTTATGTGTAGTAGTCAGGATAATTGATAAGAACTTCGTTGAGGCGACAGGGCCGAAGGAACTGACGGGAGTCAGGAGGAGGAGGGTGAACGTGAAGCACTTAGTACCCCTCCCAGTGAAGCTCGATATACGCGAGGGGGCGAAGGATGAGGAAGTGATCGAGGCATTGAAGAGAACGGATCTATATGAGAAGCTAATCCAGAAGGCTAGGGTATCTAGTTGA
- a CDS encoding 50S ribosomal protein L34e → MIRSLNKRGTRRRLKKVRVAVRTPGGRLVYHYKHKKHSYAVCKCGARLNATPTGPRSVIAKLPLSQRRPNRPYGGNLCPKCMRKLMITSAVSEGLALLAS, encoded by the coding sequence ATGATCAGGAGCTTGAACAAGAGGGGAACTAGGAGGAGGTTGAAGAAAGTAAGAGTGGCTGTGAGGACGCCCGGAGGGAGGCTCGTCTATCACTACAAGCATAAGAAACACTCATATGCCGTATGCAAATGTGGTGCTAGGCTAAATGCTACACCAACTGGTCCGAGGTCTGTGATAGCTAAGCTCCCCCTCAGTCAGAGGAGGCCCAACAGACCTTACGGAGGTAACCTCTGTCCCAAGTGCATGAGGAAGCTAATGATAACCTCTGCGGTCTCGGAGGGCTTGGCCCTCCTCGCGTCCTGA
- a CDS encoding EMC3/TMCO1 family protein: MDLNFILFPPGSIIFLTFLALVISLGVNLINKRTVNYERMRELQKIVKEYTDLQRELMKNPNDKRLKKKLDKMKPQFDAARAEMSRMSMRPFIYTTIPIIVIFWLLGNFYADIPVINLPFPLPWILDYFHSNAGLSNQTLGYVGYYVLASFLFSAIFQRLLGITPSD; this comes from the coding sequence ATGGATCTGAATTTTATCCTCTTCCCGCCGGGTTCAATAATATTCCTCACATTTTTAGCATTAGTCATAAGCCTTGGGGTTAATCTGATAAATAAGAGGACGGTAAATTATGAGAGGATGAGAGAGCTTCAGAAAATAGTGAAGGAATATACAGATCTCCAGAGGGAATTGATGAAGAATCCGAACGATAAGAGATTGAAGAAGAAGTTGGATAAGATGAAACCGCAATTCGATGCCGCTAGAGCTGAGATGAGCAGGATGAGCATGAGACCATTCATCTACACGACTATACCAATAATAGTAATCTTCTGGCTCCTAGGGAATTTCTACGCTGATATACCAGTGATAAATCTACCATTCCCGCTCCCCTGGATCTTGGATTACTTCCATAGTAATGCGGGTCTCTCGAATCAGACACTGGGTTACGTCGGTTATTACGTGTTAGCATCATTCCTATTCTCAGCGATATTCCAAAGACTTCTAGGGATAACACCTTCTGACTAA